From Pseudothermotoga thermarum DSM 5069, a single genomic window includes:
- a CDS encoding ATP-binding protein, with amino-acid sequence MHKVTSKYTIRGPRQVGKTTFLKLYIKKLLESGIPPSRILFLTCDDLKDRFELIEVIKNFFQLYGKSGGISYMFIDEITMIQDWQSGIKYLVDIGLLEDCLVVLTGSSAYDLKISSERLPGRKGYNRDLFFLPKGMDTLLSTF; translated from the coding sequence TTGCACAAGGTTACTTCAAAATACACCATTCGAGGACCAAGACAGGTTGGAAAAACTACCTTCTTGAAACTTTACATCAAAAAATTGCTTGAAAGCGGTATTCCACCGTCAAGAATTTTGTTTTTAACCTGCGATGATTTGAAGGATAGATTTGAGTTAATAGAAGTGATAAAGAACTTCTTTCAACTGTACGGAAAAAGCGGCGGGATATCTTACATGTTCATCGACGAGATAACGATGATTCAAGATTGGCAGAGCGGCATAAAGTACCTTGTGGATATCGGACTTTTGGAAGATTGCTTGGTGGTTCTAACCGGATCGTCTGCGTATGATTTAAAGATCTCAAGCGAACGACTTCCAGGAAGAAAGGGTTACAACAGAGATTTGTTTTTTTTACCCAAAGGTATGGACACGTTGTTGAGTACTTTCTGA
- a CDS encoding ATP-binding protein: MSKVELLKRLSDKPLSRKETDLFVNRESEMNLLKEIVEYHSFGIFGLCGRTGSGKTTLLNMVSSKEEKIVPISLVYRESSDSILYNMLYSLAENFLKTKGLEKLAKQIKEWITKEVSTVRGFSLGVSLVGSANLDSGKTTTPRFNIFKAHEYLRKILIQAKKEFGKVVLLIDELDKEKKEEVIKILDSLKFELLQEDVVTIVTLPQSIYKEYIQDRLRMNGVGNLENVIKDVVLIKDLQEHHIKEMLIRRFDKDLEWLEDTSILDVLANFSDGNPRDALWITQKVVIKHIKDKKLTYDSVIETIKEVSEEFLRMLSLTELQRKALNVLKGFSGTREEFVSLLTSKGFARSTAYDIFEKFLTNGLLVQKEGYVKITGKIV; this comes from the coding sequence ATGAGCAAAGTTGAGCTTTTGAAAAGACTGAGCGACAAGCCATTGAGCAGAAAAGAAACGGATTTGTTCGTCAACAGGGAAAGTGAGATGAATTTGCTGAAGGAAATAGTTGAATATCACTCTTTTGGCATCTTTGGACTTTGTGGAAGAACTGGCTCTGGAAAGACCACACTGCTCAACATGGTGTCTTCCAAAGAGGAAAAAATAGTTCCCATATCTTTGGTTTACCGTGAAAGTTCAGATTCAATTTTGTACAACATGCTTTACTCTCTTGCTGAAAATTTTTTGAAAACCAAAGGTTTGGAAAAACTTGCAAAACAAATAAAAGAATGGATTACCAAAGAAGTGTCGACGGTGAGGGGCTTTAGCCTAGGAGTTTCGCTTGTAGGTTCTGCAAACCTTGACAGTGGAAAAACGACCACCCCGCGTTTCAACATTTTCAAAGCGCACGAATATCTGAGAAAGATTTTGATCCAGGCTAAAAAAGAGTTTGGAAAGGTAGTTCTGTTGATCGACGAGCTGGACAAAGAAAAGAAAGAAGAAGTGATAAAAATTTTGGATTCTTTGAAGTTTGAACTTCTTCAAGAAGACGTGGTTACCATAGTTACTTTACCCCAAAGCATTTACAAAGAGTACATACAAGACAGGTTGAGGATGAACGGAGTGGGAAATCTTGAGAACGTTATAAAAGACGTGGTACTTATCAAAGATTTGCAAGAACATCACATCAAAGAAATGCTGATAAGAAGGTTTGACAAAGATCTAGAATGGCTTGAAGATACATCCATATTGGACGTTCTTGCGAATTTTTCCGATGGAAATCCAAGGGATGCACTTTGGATAACCCAAAAGGTTGTGATTAAACATATCAAAGACAAGAAACTAACTTATGACAGTGTAATAGAAACTATTAAAGAAGTGTCAGAGGAATTTTTGCGAATGCTTTCTCTAACCGAACTTCAAAGAAAAGCTTTAAACGTGTTGAAAGGTTTTTCTGGAACTCGTGAGGAATTTGTCAGTTTGCTGACATCAAAAGGTTTTGCACGATCCACCGCGTACGACATCTTCGAAAAATTTTTGACAAACGGGCTTTTGGTTCAAAAAGAAGGTTATGTCAAGATAACCGGGAAAATAGTTTAA
- a CDS encoding MFS transporter, which yields MKLSEKDYKWNFFVNSIDMAFFNVGMTMASISTLLPLYIKNLGGTNFEIGLVPAIANLGWGLPALIGARYAERYPRKLDLVLRVTAGERLPYFFMALTSFFIAGLNQKLAIYLVLLLLAVATFSMGFLGPPWMSMIEKVIDPKQRGTVFAMGSGLGAIASIGGSAIARYLLQRYGFPYNFGYCFLYASLAFGLSFIFLCLNREPPDEVKIESHKRFSEYIAAIKDILRDTNYRNYIIERAITVFGLSSNAFVAVYITGKLSIPDYRAAEFTAVLMVSQAVSSFLLGPLGDKNGHKISLAIGKVAQIAATIILLFHTNLFLAYFVFVFLGIVNSSGNVSSLALTIDLVSGKRKELYVGIQNFILSPVSFVAPLICGFVADRFGYELLFVFSLILTTASLAFLAVFVVDPRRSLK from the coding sequence ATGAAGCTGAGCGAAAAAGATTACAAGTGGAACTTTTTCGTCAACTCGATAGACATGGCTTTTTTCAACGTGGGAATGACCATGGCATCTATATCCACGTTGCTTCCTTTGTACATAAAAAACCTTGGTGGAACGAACTTTGAAATCGGTCTTGTTCCTGCCATAGCAAATCTTGGATGGGGCTTGCCGGCTTTGATCGGTGCCAGGTATGCAGAAAGATATCCTAGAAAGCTTGATCTTGTTCTTCGTGTTACCGCTGGTGAAAGGCTGCCGTACTTTTTCATGGCTCTGACCAGCTTTTTCATAGCTGGCTTGAACCAAAAGCTTGCCATTTATTTGGTACTCCTTTTGCTTGCCGTTGCAACCTTTTCGATGGGTTTTTTGGGACCCCCGTGGATGAGCATGATCGAAAAGGTTATAGATCCCAAACAACGTGGCACCGTGTTTGCCATGGGAAGCGGTCTTGGTGCCATAGCCAGCATAGGAGGATCTGCAATCGCAAGGTATTTGTTGCAAAGGTATGGATTTCCGTATAACTTTGGATACTGCTTTCTCTATGCTTCGCTGGCTTTTGGCCTTTCTTTCATTTTCCTTTGTTTGAACAGAGAACCACCCGATGAAGTAAAAATCGAATCGCATAAAAGATTTTCAGAATACATTGCGGCTATCAAAGATATCTTGAGAGATACAAATTATCGAAACTACATAATAGAAAGAGCTATCACCGTTTTTGGTCTAAGTTCAAATGCTTTTGTGGCAGTTTACATAACCGGGAAACTCTCCATACCCGACTACAGGGCGGCAGAATTCACAGCCGTTCTTATGGTTTCTCAGGCCGTATCTTCTTTTTTGTTGGGACCTCTTGGTGACAAAAACGGACACAAAATCAGTCTTGCAATCGGTAAAGTTGCCCAAATAGCAGCGACGATAATCTTGTTGTTCCACACCAATTTGTTTCTTGCTTACTTTGTATTTGTCTTTCTTGGAATAGTCAACAGTTCAGGAAATGTCAGCAGCTTGGCTTTGACAATAGATTTGGTTTCCGGCAAAAGAAAGGAACTGTATGTGGGAATTCAAAACTTTATCCTTTCACCTGTTTCGTTCGTTGCACCTTTGATTTGCGGATTTGTGGCCGATCGATTTGGCTACGAACTTTTGTTCGTGTTCTCGTTGATTTTAACCACAGCCTCACTTGCGTTTCTTGCAGTATTCGTAGTTGATCCAAGAAGATCTTTGAAATAA
- a CDS encoding AIR synthase family protein, whose amino-acid sequence MKLGKVSEKLLKEVIFKHTGFRRNEVVLHAEYGEDCAAIDLGQNLAVVTTDPITCADAKSGYLAVHVACNDLAACGAKPVAILTTILLPPELEEKDFVELMEQIDKACKKLQIEVVGGHTEVTDVVRKPLICTTAIGSVEKGRLVKSSNAKPGDWIVVTKHVALEGTAILAYDFEEILSKKFSKDFIENCKKLLEQISVVEEGLIASQLNVSAMHDITEGGLIGALCEVAKASKVGFEVYQEKIPVLYETKAVCEFLDINPLKLISSGSMLICTFEPDKLVETLEKHSIKATVIGKIIEKGFYLVDGVHKRIICEDLTDEIYKVRERFQR is encoded by the coding sequence ATGAAACTTGGAAAAGTTTCTGAAAAGCTTTTGAAAGAAGTGATATTTAAACATACCGGTTTTAGAAGAAACGAGGTTGTTCTGCACGCCGAATACGGTGAAGACTGTGCTGCCATAGACCTTGGACAAAATCTAGCTGTTGTTACGACCGATCCTATAACTTGCGCCGATGCAAAAAGTGGTTATCTTGCAGTTCACGTGGCATGCAACGACCTTGCAGCTTGCGGTGCAAAACCTGTTGCCATTTTGACGACGATACTTTTACCACCGGAACTTGAAGAGAAAGATTTTGTCGAACTTATGGAACAAATCGACAAAGCTTGCAAAAAACTTCAAATAGAAGTTGTTGGAGGACATACAGAAGTCACCGATGTCGTTCGCAAACCTTTGATCTGTACAACAGCGATTGGCAGTGTTGAAAAAGGCAGACTTGTGAAATCTTCAAATGCCAAACCAGGTGATTGGATAGTCGTTACAAAACACGTTGCGTTGGAAGGAACAGCTATATTGGCTTACGATTTTGAAGAAATACTTTCAAAGAAATTTTCAAAGGATTTCATAGAAAACTGTAAGAAACTTTTAGAGCAAATAAGTGTTGTCGAAGAAGGGTTGATAGCTTCTCAATTGAACGTTTCTGCAATGCACGACATAACCGAAGGAGGCTTAATCGGGGCACTTTGTGAAGTTGCAAAAGCGTCGAAAGTTGGGTTTGAAGTTTATCAAGAGAAAATTCCAGTTCTTTATGAAACCAAAGCTGTATGCGAATTTCTTGATATCAATCCTTTAAAACTTATTTCCAGTGGATCAATGTTGATATGCACTTTCGAGCCGGATAAGCTTGTCGAAACGCTTGAAAAACATTCCATAAAAGCGACGGTGATAGGGAAAATCATCGAGAAAGGTTTCTACTTGGTCGATGGAGTACACAAAAGAATCATTTGCGAGGATTTAACCGACGAGATTTACAAGGTTAGAGAAAGATTTCAAAGGTGA
- a CDS encoding SagB/ThcOx family dehydrogenase yields MKKVFAAVLVMIFVFAAIASATVIKLPDPAFDGTMSLERALYLRRSIRDYTDQPLTLQQLAQLLWATYGISEPEQKLRTAPSGRRAYPLEVFVMVSENGVVGLEAGVYQYDAIEHSLKQILKGDVRAQLARTGSAAIGVAPISVIIAADMEKAAQVLGNPDVAPKYVYLEVGHAAQNLYLQATALGLGCVVTAGFRAEQAQAVLKIPEKYTLIYITPVGYPKQ; encoded by the coding sequence GTGAAAAAGGTTTTTGCGGCAGTTCTAGTAATGATCTTTGTCTTCGCAGCTATTGCAAGTGCCACAGTCATCAAGCTTCCAGATCCAGCTTTTGATGGAACAATGTCTCTTGAACGAGCTCTTTATCTGAGAAGGTCTATCAGAGACTACACTGATCAGCCTCTAACACTTCAACAACTTGCTCAACTTTTGTGGGCAACATATGGAATCTCTGAACCTGAGCAAAAGCTTAGAACAGCGCCTTCTGGAAGAAGGGCTTACCCACTGGAAGTTTTCGTTATGGTTTCTGAAAACGGTGTAGTGGGTCTTGAAGCTGGTGTCTATCAATATGATGCAATTGAGCATTCTTTGAAGCAGATTCTCAAAGGCGATGTACGCGCTCAACTTGCTCGCACAGGATCCGCTGCAATAGGAGTAGCCCCAATAAGCGTTATTATAGCTGCAGACATGGAGAAAGCAGCACAGGTGCTTGGTAATCCTGATGTTGCTCCAAAATACGTGTACTTAGAAGTCGGTCACGCTGCACAGAACCTTTATCTGCAGGCAACAGCTCTTGGACTTGGTTGTGTGGTAACAGCTGGATTCAGAGCAGAACAAGCCCAAGCTGTACTCAAGATACCTGAAAAATACACACTCATCTACATAACACCAGTAGGTTATCCAAAACAATAA